The following are encoded together in the Apus apus isolate bApuApu2 chromosome 7, bApuApu2.pri.cur, whole genome shotgun sequence genome:
- the MUTYH gene encoding adenine DNA glycosylase isoform X1 — MVPLRAAAAGGLRRGAGRPGPAARSRRGAAPRRGAPLPAPAPSPARHLFSDLAEVEALRRNLLAWYDEFKRDLPWRRLAAAEPDADRRAYAVWVSEIMLQQTQVATVIDYYNRWMQKWPTLQALAQASLEEVNELWAGLGYYSRGKRLQEAAKKVVSELDGQMPRTAEALQKLLPGVGRYTAGAIASISYGQGNLSSCPQATGVVDGNVIRVLCRLRCIGADSSSPAVIDRLWDMANALVDRSRPGDFNQALMELGATVCVPKAPLCGECPVKQHCQARHRVEKELAFASQKLFSKPAPMPDVEDCGAGGCPLCPPATEPWDSSLGVTNFPRKAAKKQPRLERTATCVLERRGCHGAAEFLIVQRPSSGLLAGLWEFPSFPLAQGLQEEKQREMLADHLQAWMGQPVAAGSLQLMGEVVHIFSHIHQTYVVYSLPLDGDITVDPALSPFRWVTEQEFHTSAVSTAMKKVLKVREKQCKEESSPGKGSKRKRGTKLQGAGNTGKQLSLRAFLRPPTSP, encoded by the exons ATGGTCCCGCTGCGGGCGGCGGCTGccggggggctgcggcggggcgcCGGGaggccgggcccggcggcgcGGAGCAGGAGGGGCGCGGCGCCCCGCCGAG gggccccgctccccgcgcctGCTCCCTCGCCCGCCCGGCATCTCTTCAGCGACCTGGCTGAGGTCGAGGCCTTGCGCAGGAACCTGCTGGCTTGGTACGACGAATTCAAGCGGGACCTTCCCTGGAGGAGGCTG gctgcagcagagccgGATGCCGACAGACGGGCGTACgcag tgtGGGTGTCTGAGATCATGCTGCAGCAGACGCAGGTGGCTACAGTGATCGACTACTACAACCGCTGGATGCAG AAGTGGCCGACGTTGCAGGCTCTGGCACAGGCGTCCCTGGAG GAGGTGAACGAGCTGTGGGCAGGACTTGGCTACTACTCCAGAGGAAAACGTCTGCAGGAGGCAGCAAAGAAG GTGGTGTCTGAGTTGGATGGCCAGATGCCCAGGACAGCTGAGgccctgcagaagctgctgccaggagTGGGCCGATACACAGCAGGAGCCATTGCGTCCATCTCGTATGGGCAG GGTAacctcagctcctgcccccaGGCTACCGGTGTCGTGGATGGGAACGTGATCCGGGTCCTGTGCCGCCTGCGGTGCATCGGTGCTGactccagcagcccagctgtcaTTGACCGGCTCTG GGACATGGCCAATGCCCTGGTAGACAGGAGCCGCCCAGGGGATTTTAACCAAGCCCTGATGGAGCTGGGGGCAACTGTGTGTGTTCCCAAGGCCCCGCTGTGTGGGGAGTGCCCTGTGAAGCAGCACTGCCAAGCACGGCACAGG GTGGAAAAGGAGCTGGCCTTTGCCTCTCAGAAGCTGTTTTCAAAACCTGCCCCGATGCCTGATGTTGAGGACTGTG gtgctgggggctgTCCCCTGTGCCCCCCAGCCACAGAGCCATGGGACAGCAGCCTGGGGGTGACCAACTTCCCCCGGAAAGCTGCAAAGAAGCAGCCGCGGTTGGAACGAACAGCCACATGTGTGCTGGAGCGGAGGGGCTGCCACGGGGCTGCCGAGTTTCTCATCGTGCAGAGACCCAGCTCAG GTCTCCTGGCTGGACTCTGGGAGTTCCCCAGCTTCCCACTGGCCCAGGGTctgcaggaggagaagcagagggagatgCTGGCAGATCACCTCCAGGCCTGGATGGGGCAGCCTGTGGCAGCAGGAAGCCTGCAGCTCATGGGAGAG GTTGTCCACATCTTCTCTCACATCCATCAGACATATGTGGTCTACTCCCTGCCCCTGGATGGGGACATCACCGTGGACCCTGCCTTGTCCCCATTCCGTTGGGTGACAGAGCAGgagttccacacctcagctgTGTCTACAGCCATGAAGAAG GTGCTGAAAGTGCGTGAGAAGCAGTGCAAGGAGGAGAGCAGCCCAGGCAAG